The Centroberyx gerrardi isolate f3 chromosome 7, fCenGer3.hap1.cur.20231027, whole genome shotgun sequence genome contains a region encoding:
- the srcin1a gene encoding SRC kinase signaling inhibitor 1, whose protein sequence is MISTDDLEYPREYRTLGNGTRRFSNVGLVHTSEHRHTVIAAQSLEALTNLHKADMERKRDAFMDHLKSKYQQQQQQLQHPHHSPHHNPPSPSPSHASMRGTSERSAREQQQPNYWSFKSRSPRHSQSTQSGLADQAAKLSFASAESLETMSEADIPLGFNRMNRFRQSLPLSRSASQNKLRSPGVLFLQYGDETRRVHITHELSSLDTLHALIVHMFPQKLTAGMLKSPNTAILIKDEARNVFYELEDVRDIQDRSIIKIYRKEPIYASYPAAAHLANGDLRREMVYSSRDSSPTRRLNTLPSSSASPPSGSPSRSRLSYSGGRPPSFAGPGSHPQHQQPQHPHHPSAGHGPNAGLSPSPSAILERRDVKPDEEVSGKNMVLMKNEGLYADPYSLMHEGRLSIASTQSLAAIGDPFSFPVSSGLYRRGSVRSLSTYSAAALQGDLEDSLYKPGGSLYSDTYSSATLGMGFRMPPSSPQKIPDMQLRDRDSYSSSPSRASPVRQSFRKDSASSSVFVESPKSRPSSSSEPLCLTAGPGEGGRATPGFGSSMSGQDADTSRDHRLERMEAMEKQIASLTGLVQSVLTRAPDSDSTCGLLRLCMMAGCPPDQGTEFSRPLPFSSSDKTESNSDGSATGTGRLKRKGTLTPSAPLALMPPPPSNPGQPNSVSRLQMQLHLHDLQQNATDLRKQLAQLRKTQLQNQDSVRTLLKRTEAELNVRVADALRKQEDPLQRQRLLVEEERLKYLNEEELIIQQLHDLEKSVEEIQKESSVNHKLVTVQELEEKATVLRKLGETLTELKNQFPGLQSKMRVVLRVEVEAVKFLKEEPHRLDALLKRCKTITDTLATMRKQANEGMWKKQEDFSNLSAKHGEDFRKTSDFEIPTSPPLTINDLGGGNSLSNWSPHSSHSHSHSHSHSHSHSHSHSHSHGHGNPSGAHRDNHPPVPHKGRALEELERRAAADKASSVEVRLAAERDWEEKRASLTQYSAQDINRLLEETQAELMKAIPDLDFAAKQIKPSSNTPSSQNPQSGAGTPEHRPNKPQHKLSGKETGSRRGSDELTVARYRTEKPSKSPPPPPPRRSFPSSPGLTTRSGETLIPGKSIKKSESEETEGQKPHVKLRRAVSENPRPASTPPTLASGDKEEGEEEKIAAELEGRRASLPPVPHIVLTECLPASPAPSEDPVRDLAKDPTEENPTQDRTGHPTVSQSQVSKERDPVRLSRRSPPQRELRVQRCFEEDTQWREELALVLTELEVRVVSPMEAQELSRMGGEVLQTLIIPPQTEEPSEVQLSDRPLLVLFREEVTVTEAYRLLHSLLESKPVPKPRVGSSTSSSSPGGPRISLHPGQQGFLVEALRRGIETGDRTLTLQCNTEFEIIPEVQHRKVDAVPEPNGPASSWKRGEDIRRSTYRRLDSLEETIRELENTLMEIGGHPATEDIFSEETSKSTPVQMTSAPASETKKPPVPPKPSSFIPPSIQGGNTSSVGKVLHSSAASRLKHLQQNSTDKSKSGKREDFLKSQGQQQALGTNSTSGSIEPYLSGTRAGNFSGRVPSGSAPFAPGLRKYPQEGALSSLTASSSQAKALLASLSASSLSAEALLLSSTFRHHRLLREQRASSLPLPSGRSSSTTTPSGRSLESSGLNSYKECGSKAPPKDLSARSSQ, encoded by the exons AGCCGCAGTCCACGGCACTCCCAGTCTACCCAGTCTGGGCTCGCTGACCAGGCCGCCAAGCTCTCGTTTGCCTCCGCTGAATCCTTGGAGACCATGTCAGAAGCTGACATCCCCCTAGGGTTCAACCGGATGAACCGATTTCGCCAGAGCCTCCCGCTGTCCCGCTCTGCCAGCCAGAACAAGCTGCGATCACCAG GCGTGCTGTTCCTGCAGTACGGGGATGAGACGCGACGGGTGCACATCACCCACGAGCTGAGCAGCCTGGACACGCTGCACGCGCTCATCGTGCACATGTTCCCCCAGAAGCTGACGGCAGGCATGCTCAAGTCGCCCAACACGGCCATCTTGATCAAGGACGAGGCGCGCAACGTCTTCTACGAGCTGGAGGACGTGCGGGACATCCAGGACCGCAGCATCATCAAGATTTACCGCAAAGAGCCCATCTACGCCTCGTACCCCGCCGCCGCGCACCTGGCTAACGGAGACCTGAGG AGGGAGATGGTGTACTCCTCCCGCGACTCCTCCCCCACTCGCCGCCTCAAcaccctgccctcctcctcggCCTCCCCGCCCTCTGGCTCTCCGTCCCGCTCGCGGCTCTCCTACAGCGGGGGCCGCCCTCCATCCTTCGCCGGGCCGGGGTCCCATCCCCAGCACCAGCAGCCGCagcacccccaccacccctcgGCCGGCCACGGCCCCAACGCCGGCCTGTCGCCCTCTCCCAGTGCCATCCTGGAGCGCCGCGACGTCAAGCCCGACGAAGAGGTGTCTGGGAAAAACATGGTGCTGATGAAGAACGAGGGGCTATACGCGGATCCCTACAGCCTGATGCACGAGGGCCGCCTCAGCATCGCCTCCACCCAGTCGTTAGCTGCCATCGGAGACCCGTTCAGCTTCCCTGTTTCCAGTGGCCTGTACCGCCGCGGCTCCGTGCGCTCCCTCAGCACCTACTCAGCTGCCGCTCTTCAGGGGGACCTCGAGGACTCCCTCTACAAGCCTGGGGGTTCGCTCTACTCCGACACATACTCCTCAGCCACGCTGGGCATGGGTTTCCGCATGCCGCCCTCTTCCCCGCAGAAGATCCCTGACATGCAGCTGAGGGACAGGGACTCGTACTCCAGCTCACCCAGCAGAGCCTCCCCTGTCAGGCAGTCCTTCCGCAAGGACTCGGCCTCCTCCTCGGTGTTTGTGGAGAGCCCAAAGTCCAGGCCCAGCTCCAGTTCAGAGCCTCTGTGTCTGACGGCCGGGCCTGGAGAGGGGGGCAGGGCCACGCCTGGTTTTGGCTCCTCAATGTCTGGACAGGACGCGGACACTAGCAG GGATCATCGTCTGGAGCGTATGGAGGCCATGGAGAAGCAGATAGCCAGCCTGACTGGCCTGGTCCAGAGTGTACTGACAAGAGCGCCAGACAGCGACAGCAC ATGCGGCCTGCTGCGTCTCTGCATGATGGCGGGCTGCCCTCCGGACCAAGGGACGGAGTTCTCACGGCCATTACCTTTCTCTTCCAGCGACAAGACCGAATCCAACAGCGACGGCTCCGCCACTGGAA CTGGACGGCTGAAGCGGAAAGGTA CTCTTACACCATCGGCACCTCTAGCTCTGATGCCGCCGCCGCCTTCTAACCCGGGCCAGCCGAACAGCGTCAGCCGGTTGCAGATGCAGCTCCACCTGCACGACCTGCAGCAAAATGCCACCGACCTGCGCAAACAGCTGGCCCAGCTGCGCAAGACGCAG ctccaGAACCAGGACTCGGTGCGAACCCTGCTGAAGCGGACGGAAGCGGAGCTGAACGTGCGCGTGGCCGACGCCCTGAGGAAGCAGGAGGATCCTCTGCAGAGACAGCGcctcctggtggaggaggagagactcaAGTACCTCAACGAGGAGGAGCTCAtcatccagcagctcca TGACCTGGAGAAGTCGGTGGAGGAGATCCAGAAGGAGTCGTCTGTCAACCACAAGCTGGTGACGgtgcaggagctggaggagaaggcCACCGTTCTGAGGAAGCTGGGAGAAACACTCACCGAGCTGAAAA atcAGTTCCCCGGCCTGCAGAGTAAGATGCGGGTGGTGCtcagggtggaggtggaggccgTCAAGTTCCTGAAAGAAGAGCCGCACAGGCTTGATGCCCTATTGAAACGCTGCAAGACCATCACCGACACCCTCGCCACCATGCGCAA ACAAGCGAATGAGGGCATGTGGAAGAAGCAAGAGGACTTCTCTAATCTTTCAGCCAAGCACGGCGAGGACTTCCGAAAGACTTCGGACTTTGAGATCCCCACCAGCCCTCCGCTCACCATCAACGACCTGGGTGGAGGCAACAGCCTGTCCAACTGGAGCCCCCACtccagccacagccacagtcacagccacagccacagccacagtcacagccacagccacagccacagccacgGCCATGGGAACCCCTCTGGTGCTCACAGGGACAATCACCCTCCTGTTCCCCACAAGGGCAGAgccctggaggagctggagcgcCGCGCCGCCGCTGACAAAGCGTCGTCAGTGGAGGTCCGACTG gccGCAGAGCGGGACTGGGAGGAGAAGCGGGCCAGTCTGACCCAGTACAGCGCCCAGGACATCAACCGGCTGCTGGAGGAGACCCAGGCCGAGCTAATGAAGGCTATCCCAGACCTGGACTTCGCTGCCAAGCAGATCAAGCCCTCGTCCAACACACCGTCCTCCCAGAACCCCCAGAGCGGAGCGGGGACCCCGGAGCACCGCCCCAACAAACCCCAGCACAAGCTGTCTGGGAAAGAGACTGGATCCAGGCGTGGCTCCG ATGAGCTGACGGTGGCCCGGTATCGCACCGAGAAGCCCTCcaagtctcctcctcctccgccacctCGACGCAGTTTCCCATCATCTCCAGGCTTGACCACCCGCAGCGGAGAGACCCTCATCCCCGGCAAGAGTATAAAG AAGTCTGAGTCTGAAGAGACAGAGGGCCAGAAGCCTCATGTGAAGCTGAGGAGGGCCGTGTCTGAAAACCCTCGTCCTGCATCTACACCCCCCACCCTGGCCTCTGGGGacaaggaggaaggagaggaggagaaaattgCTGCCGAACTGGAG GGCAGGCGTGCGTCTCTCCCTCCCGTCCCCCACATCGTGTTGACTGAGTGTTTGCCAGCTTCACCCGCTCCCTCAGAGGATCCTGTCAGAGATTTAGCAAAGGACCCCACAGAAGAGAACCCAACACAAGATCGGACCGGTCATCCCACGGTCTCCCAGAGTCAAGTCTCCAAGGAGAGGGATCCGGTTAGACTGTCCCGGAGAAGCCCTCCTCAGCGGGAGCTAAGGGTCCAGCGGTGTTTTGAGGAGGACACGCAGTGGAGGGAGGAGCTGGCCCTGGTGTTGACTGAGCTGGAGGTGAGGGTGGTGTCTCCCATGGAGGCCCAGGAGCTCAgcaggatgggaggagaggttCTGCAGACTCTGATCATCCCACCGCAGACTGAGGAACCCTCTGAGGTGCAGCTGAGCGACCGGCCTCTCCTGGTGCTCTTCAGGGAGGAAGTGACAGTCACAGAGGCCTACAGGCTGCTGCACTCACTTCTGGAGTCCAAGCCGGTGCCCAAACCCAGGGTAGGATCCTccaccagcagctccagccCCGGGGGGCCCAGGATCTCTCTCCACCCCGGCCAGCAGGGCTTTCTGGTGGAGGCTCTGAGGAGAGGAATAGAGACGGGGGACAGGACATTAACACTTCAGTGCAACACTGAATTTGAGATTATTCCTGAGGTCCAGCACCGCAAAGTAGACGCTGTTCCTGAACCCAATGGGCCAGCTAGCTCctggaagaggggagaggataTCCGGAGAAGCACCTACAGGAGGCTGGACAGCCTTGAGGAGACCATCCGCGAGCTGGAGAACACCCTGATGGAGATCGGTGGCCATCCCGCCACAGAGGACATCTTCTCTGAGGAAACCTCCAAAAGCACACCTGTACAGATGACTAGCGCTCCGGCCTCAGAGACCAAGAAGCCACCAGTCCCACCCAAGCCGtcctctttcatccctccatcgATCCAG ggAGGGAATACTTCCAGCGTGGGAAAGGTTCTCCACTCCTCGGCCGCCTCCAGACTGAAgcacctgcagcagaacagcacAGACAAGAGTAAGAGCGGCAAAAGGGAGGACTTCCTGAAGAGCCAGGGCCAGCAGCAG GCCTTGGGGACCAACAGCACCAGTGGCAGTATTGAGCCATACCTCTCTGGCACCAGAGCTGGCAATTTCTCAGGCCGGGTGCCCTCCGGTTCGGCGCCGTTCGCCCCTGGCCTGAGGAAGTATCCCCAGGAGGGGGCGCTGTCCTCCCTGACGGCCTCCTCCAGCCAGGCGAAGGCCCTGCTGGCGAGCCTGTCAGCCTCCAGCCTGAGCGCCGAggccctgctcctctcctccaccttccgGCATCACCGCCTGCTTCGCGAGCAGCGGGCCTCCTCCCTGCCCCTGCCCAGCGgccgctcctcctccaccactaCC CCCAGCGGTCGAAGCCTTGAGAGCTCCGGCCTCAACAGCTACAAGGAGTGTGGCAGCAAGGCTCCGCCTAAGGACCTCTCCGCCCGCAGCTcccagtga